The segment AGGGGTAAGTttctgcctcactttcctcagTCTCAATTTAAAGATGTGAAACAGAAACTCCAGCATCACCTGAGTGGTCTCTTTCAGGGGAGGCTTTTTCCCTGTGAAACGATGTGGGATTTCAGGCATCGTGATCAGAAAGGAATTCCTTTTTCACGGATGGCCACGTGTATGAGACGTCGGTGGGCAGCTGTGGCTCGCTAGTCAAGATGTGAGAACTTGCTGCAGACGTGATGCACGTCTTGACCCACACCCTAGTTGCCAAGCCTAGCTAAGGGTCAAACCTGACATTCTGGAAGTTTGTGAATTCTACCGGCCTCTAGTGTTAATAATGATCTTACACTTTTGCACTGAAAATTTTCATCTGAAAGCATTTGGATTTTGTCTGTTGTGGAAGAATACTGGgccttttctgatttcttcaatacaataatactttttaaaagtgagCAAATGTTATCTGGAATTAAAAGAGCAGTGCAATCTAGGCATTTTCCTTCTGGTAAGATCTGGAGCAAGTTGAAATGCATAACTAGAAAGGTGGTGGTTCTCTTTAATGTTAAAAGTACGTTAAATAAAACAGCTCTCAGCCTTAGACACACTGACAAGTGACAGCTGCGTTTGCTTCTCATCTCTTAGGATATAAAGCTGTTTGGTTTCCATCCTAAAAAGTTCTTAGCAATCAGAAAGTCACCAAAGAGGAGAGCCCTGATCTTCCAACAGGCAAACAGCTTTACTGAGAAAGCGCACCCGATCTCCTGCGATCGTCGATGGTCGCAGGAGAGCGGCTATGTAAACTCTAGTCAAATCTGATCAAGGACATTAGAACCAAAACCTCCCATAAGAAACCCCAGAGCCTCGGGCAACAGCTTGTTCATTGCGGCGTGTCAGACAACgccaaactgaaaaatgaaaacgCAGTTCAGAGGAGCCCTCGGCGGTGCGCGTCATGGCTGTGGCCTGCTGCTGAGGATGCAGAGCGAGGCTTACTCAGATGCTTGAAGCTCCAGCTGCAGCAGAGGACGAAGCAGCCGGTGAAGAGCAAGGTGAGCCCGCCGACTCCGCTCCTCACGCTGGTACGGCACCGGATCCAGCCTGTTGGCAGAGAAGCAGGGCTCACGTTAGAGGGCAGGCCACTGGGCCCTTGTCTGCAAGGGACTCAAGTCACCCGGTCAGCTCAGGCTAAGGAACTGCTGCGCGAGGAATTTACATACCActgtattatatatgtgtgttttaaacaaatgaaaaggcgAAAACCAAAAGAGCTTAATTTCAATCAATTTCACTCTTATTTTGGGGAGTCTGGCTAAAAGTTTCACGGGGAGGAGCTGAATACGAGTGGTCTTGCAGCTGAGCCTTCCTCGCTTGGGGACAGCAAAGGTGGGCaggtactgaaaaaaaaatgaaacctgtTTGATAAACGGCAGCTGTCTCACTTCAGTGCTTTAATTGTGTCAGACTCCAGGATGAAGAAAGGcagggaggaagatgggaagCTCGCAAGCCGTCCTTTTCTAGTTCTTGAGCTGGGCTGTGACAGAGCCTGGCTGTGACAGCCCTGGCTGAAGGAGGAGAAAGTCTGGAACCAGCAAGAGAGCCCCGCAGGCGCGACTCGGGCCTCACCTGTGTGGACAGCTCCCAGGAGCCTCCTGAGAGAGGAGCTGGCCGGGGCTTCCAAGCTCCTCACCGCCGTCGCGCTTCTTTCCAACCAAGGAACTAGGGTTCCAAACAGAAGTCACTGTGACAGCTCATCTAAATCCGTCCTCTTCCCCAGCACTCGGTGCCCGAGGTCCCCAGGGCGAGGCTGCGGGAAAAGTACATGCCAAGTCGTGGGTGACGGTCTGCCCTGGGCTGCGGACGTGTGAGCACTGGAGGCCAAACCACCTAGTCGGCGCCGAGAAAAGGTTCTTCAGCAGACTAAGGGGCCGGAGGGATCGGGACCTGGATCATCTCTCATCTGATGAATATAGCGCCCAGATGACCCCCGGGACAGGCTTGGTGAGTTACTTCTACTTCCTCTTGCCTGCTGAACACCTTCTCAGCAAACAGCACGGCTTGCTACTGGTGATTACTCGCTACTACTGCCGACAGCTGACAGGTCTACTGTATCGGCCCATCACCACCGCTGACCAGCACATGCTTCTTATTTATGTTCGATATGAGAATAACTAAAGCAGAACCAGGAAGGCAGGTTTCTGCTATGTACTTACAGTTCCCCTGCCCTTGCGGCTTTCCACGTTTAATGATAGGCTAGGAATCGCTACTATTGCTGGTTCTCTGGTCTCAGTTTGGTTCATCAGGATAAAgtgtaaattaaatatttacaacTGGTTTGGCAGGTGTGGTGAAGTTGCTGCAGATGTAAAAATACTATGCAAATGATCatccatttattaaaaatgaCAAGCACCATGCTGGCTTCTCAGAAACCACACAAAAGCTATCTCTCTGGCAGGCTGAAGATTCACATCTTAAAAAACAGAGCATGGCAAACCCATCCAGCTTAGAAAAATGGCTCAGCTCTGGGAAGCCTGCAACGGCACCACCTCTCCCTGGAGTGTCAGGACCCCAGCAGCTCCCAGGATCTTCTCCAGCCGGCTGAGCCTGCTCATTTCATTCCAGGTCCAGGCACTTGATGCGGATGACGTCAGTTGAGGCCTAGAGCTGGGATATGTAAGCAGCCCTCGGCTGGGAGAGCCCAGGCCCAAGCCCACAGGGGTCCTGCTGGAGCTCTTTTCCGTGACTCCCTGCCTACCGCCCTGATGTTCTGGGTTCTGACCTCCATCTCTGAGGAATGGTCGTGCGCCTGGGGCTGTTGCAGACGGCCGGCCTCTGCCGCCTCACCCGACACTGCTCTGCAACTGGCCCCACTGGGACGGGGTTCCGCTGACACAGACGTCAGAAACCCGCAGCCACGGTCTGTGCCTTAACTGTTCCCATCACCCCTCTGGCCTGGCTATAACCCCAGAGGCATGGCTCGACTCACCTCTCATTCTCAGGCTACTGGTTACTCACACGTGCTTCCCTTCAACACCCCCTTTATGCGCTCCTCTGGTCGGCAAGGGGACCTAGCCCCGGCCCGTCAGGCTTCTGCTCAGGTTCTGATTCCCACCGCTCCCTGCCCGTTCCCCACAGGCGCCCCTCCTCAAAGCCCTCACATGGACACCCTACTGATGGCAGCCCCGTGTGCAGGTTAAAGAACAGCATTGAGTGGTTTCTGGGCCTTTGAAAACCCAGGACCCAACAAGGTTTTCCTACTTGACCTTCTGGTCTCCCCATCAGGCAAGGTTTGCTTTTTGTAGTTACACAAACTGTGTTTTGGTTTCTTTCCCCTACACCACCTTCTCCCTGCCAGTGTGAGAACAGTTCACTGCTGGGTGCCAAGGGCCTGCATCAGCGCCAGCATCCAGCAGCTCTTCTCAGACGTGGCTCATCTTCAGAGACACCGAGGACACGTCTGGAAGTAGGTTCTGAGGCTTTACTTCAGATCAGTCTCTGGGCATGACGGCTAGGAATCATAAACGACCATGTGACACTTTTACCTGTCCAGATGGGGAACAGATCTCTCAAACCTCCTGCCCTGAAGCCAAAGCACTGGAATTCTGCCAAAGGCCCAGCCAGCGCTCCCAGCCCGGCGCTCTCAAGGCGGCTGGTGGACTGCTGAGGGATCTCAGACCCTCGGCCTTGTCGAGTCTCCTGAGATCGAAATCTTGGGACTTTTGAAACCCACTCTCTCTCAGGCCAGGAAACTCCTCCTGGTAGTTACATCCACGAGCATCTATCTCCCCGAAGCTCGGAGCTCCTCGTGCCGGCGAACCCCACAGGCTCATTTCCCTCACTCCTGATTTAGCAAAGCCCAGCTCGGGTGCCCTCAGACGGCCACACCCGGGTCTCCAAGCACAGCCACTTTTCTCTGGCCACGAGAGCGTTTCACTTTACCCTGCTTCACCAAGACGACGGCCTCGGGTGCCTTTCGGTCAGGCAACCCCCTCACCTGGGTCTGCTTGGGTACCTGATATGCAAGGACTAGCTGTGCGCTGGGGCTGCCCTCTGAACGAAAAGTAAGTGACTACAGCCCGGAGCCCAACAGCCCAGCAGGAGAAACGCTGCCTGGAAATGCCTAGCAGAGACCCAAGTGACCTTCGAGACTGACTGAACCCTGGGCCAGTTACCCTCTCTGAAACTCAGTTTCCTCGTATGTAAAAGGGGTAAGAGCCATCTCCCAGGACTGGCATAAGATCACTTAAGGTAACTGAGGCAAACGTGCATGCATCCCAGCACATACAGTTACCTCGGTAACTGTTACCCCACTGGCCCTGCCTGTAAGTACCAAGGGACGAACGGCTTCCGAGAGAGGAGGAAGGCTCATCCAAGGTCTTGCCTGAGCCAGAGCCTATATGGCCCAAACTCCTCTGCCAAGACTGCCTGCAAATTCAACTTCAACCTGTGGCTGTCAGGGACAGCCACTGCTGGGTGAGGTTGTGACGCTGAGAAGCCACGCCCCTTTTCAATCTTTGTAGATTCCATGGCCTTGAAGTCCTTGGGCGAACGACAAATTAAATCTTGACTGTAACTGAAGGGTCACTAGGGTCTCCTCTGGCATCTCCTGTTCATTCACTGGCAGCATCGAAGTCTGAACATTAATGGTGGAGCCCACTTCAACGGTTTTTGGTTTATAACAGAATCAGAGGCCATGTGATGGCCACACATTCCCCGATACAGAAACCCAAACTGAGCTCGCATCGCAGGCTGTGACCAATAGACGAGAACAAAATCCTTCTCGGCCACAACTCTGGAAGCGCAGACTGCTGCCCGCTTCTGGCCACACCCCTTCCCCGATCTCAGCGGCTCGTCCTTGACCCCCCATCTCCGCTGCCTTGACTGCCCTGCCTCCCAGGTCAGCTTTAACCCCAGCCCGCCCTCAAACCAAACACCCCATCTGCTGCCAGAGCCGCCAGGTGCTGTGTCTGACCACATGCCCAGAACCCATTTTCTGCCCAACCTGGTCCTGACTGAAATCTAAGCACAGCAGACCCTGAAGTCTTTATGCTTCTCCTGAGTCTGTCAGCATGGAAACACACCCAGTTTGTAGAAGAGGCTGTGCCTCTTCCAAGTGTAGAGGATCAAGTGTTAACCAGCATCACCGGCCAGCCTGCCGTAGTCCTGCCTTCAGCTcttggtggagggaggggaggatgaTGAACCACCCTTAAAACTGACCCCTGGGAGCAGGAAGTCATGTTCTGAGAGCAGTGACAGGTGCGGGGCCCTGGAATGCGGGGGTACAGAGGATGCTAACCCATTAATTCAGAAGGCATGGAGCCGCCTGGACAAGCTTACTCCTGAGCGTGCTTACCTTGGGAGAGTCTCTCGCCCTGGGGACTGATGACAAGCAGGGGCTTCTGGGCCAGAGTGCTCCAACGCTGGGGCCTCTCTGGCAGCACCCCGAGGCCAAGATAACCAGAATAGAGCTCTGGAAACCACTCCAGCCCCAGGGTGCTCGACAGGGTCTGACCGGCCAAGCGGCTTCTGGAATCACGGTGCTGGGCTGAACGTGCAGACTGCAGCCCCTGGGGGCGCGATGCTGGGGGCTGAGAGCCCAGCTTAGCTGTCAGAGAAGCCCGCTCCTCACCCGCCATCAACGCCTTCACAGCAGGGACTCGATTCCGGCTGCCggcttctgcttcctcttcctggAGAAATTTTACAGCCAGAGAGGTGGGACTCTGGTTACGTGACTGTGCTAGAGGGAGACGCTCAGGGCAAGTTGTCCCTGTTAGCGGGAGCAAGTGTAAACCGGAACCTCTGTCTCGAGGTGTCTTCTCCGTGACTGAATCATggctcagggaagcccaatcctgCCTTTCTGTCACAGATACACTTTTCTCCGCACCTCCTTGGCTCCCATATGTCTCTGCTCCAAGGTGGAGTGCTTTCCCCTGGTTCTCCCTGCCCTGGCTTTTACCTAAGGGGTTAAGTTTAAAAGTAGCAATCTGTGATTCTGCACTCTTTGCCACAGTCCTGAAGTCTCTATCAGTAGAGACTCCTAAGAGGCGATCCTCGGCCTTGGaatctctttctctgcctgatgACGACATGCTCCCTCTTTGAACCCTGTGACTGCAATTCACAGGAGACCTATGACCATCACCAAGAGGTGCACTGAATAATTCTACGAGGTTCTGTCCTGAGGCATCCACCCTGTCCAATCTTAAATCAGCTGAAGTGGCTTGCACATCATTAAGGAAGGCTGAAGAATATTTCCTATCGTGATTCGACCGAGAAGGTGCCACTGGGCCAGGAGGTAAAGGTGCTTCAATTTCTGAAGGGTTGTTTCTACTTTCTCCTGATTGAAGCAAAGCTTTGGCAAGTTCTTTTGTAGATCTGGTGTTTGCTGACACAGAAAACTGAGCTGTAGTTTCTCCCTGGAAAGCAACCTTGGGTTTAGTATCCTTTAACATTTTGAGGGAGGGCTTAACTTGACTCTTGATGTCTTCATCAACTTTTTTATGACTTGCTTTTTCCAAACCAACAGCTCGTGCTGAAGGGGACTTGACTGTCCGTTCTGAATTGTTCCCTTTCAGttccagatttcttttcttactgtctgtccctaactctttctcttttgctttaatTGAGTCTCTGATtggcattttgatttttttaccACGTGTGAGTGTAGCTGTCTCACACTGATGAATTTCTTGATCAGCAGGCATAGTTGCTCCTAGCATCTTACAGTGCGGCAAGTGGGATTTCAATCGTTTAAATGGCTTCTTACAGTAAGGACACAGTTCCATCCCGGGTGAAACAGCACTCTCCTATTCCTGAAATAGACAAACGCAAGGAGATAGGAAGCATACAGTCTGTAAATACTCATGCCTTAGTTAGGTGTCATACcttttaaattcatttgaaaTAAGCCAGGCTGAAAGAcattttaacacatttattttgattcattctttttcttctatagGTATAAAACAGATACAGTTGGACTTTAAGGTCAATGTTCCTGATTCCATTTCTTCTtgttatttcagattttttaaggTCTTCTAGGAGTCAATCACTACAAAAGATGACCAAAGGGGTTTTTCTACATCCCTAACTAGGAGGCGAGCCAGGCAAAAGCACTTATATCTAGTGAATTAATGGTTGGTGGAAGGAAAAGGTGTCCAAAATGCCAGCCAGAATGAAATATTTGCTATTTAACTTTGTAGCAAGGCAACTGGATAACACATGAGTGTAAAGAAATTGTTATAAAACACATCATTCAAGGGAAGAAAGTTGAAGAATAAAAGACTATAGCAGTATGTATA is part of the Budorcas taxicolor isolate Tak-1 chromosome 19, Takin1.1, whole genome shotgun sequence genome and harbors:
- the C19H17orf80 gene encoding uncharacterized protein C17orf80 homolog isoform X2, whose protein sequence is MELCPYCKKPFKRLKSHLPHCKMLGATMPADQEIHQCETATLTRGKKIKMPIRDSIKAKEKELGTDSKKRNLELKGNNSERTVKSPSARAVGLEKASHKKVDEDIKSQVKPSLKMLKDTKPKVAFQGETTAQFSVSANTRSTKELAKALLQSGESRNNPSEIEAPLPPGPVAPSRSNHDRKYSSAFLNDVQATSADLRLDRVDASGQNLVELFSAPLGDGHRSPVNCSHRVQRGSMSSSGRERDSKAEDRLLGVSTDRDFRTVAKSAESQIATFKLNPLGKSQGRENQGKALHLGAETYGSQGGAEKSVSVTERQDWASLSHDSVTEKTPRDRGSGLHLLPLTGTTCPERLPLAQSRNQSPTSLAVKFLQEEEAEAGSRNRVPAVKALMAGEERASLTAKLGSQPPASRPQGLQSARSAQHRDSRSRLAGQTLSSTLGLEWFPELYSGYLGLGVLPERPQRWSTLAQKPLLVISPQGERLSQGWIRCRTSVRSGVGGLTLLFTGCFVLCCSWSFKHLSKPRSASSAAGHSHDAHRRGLL
- the C19H17orf80 gene encoding uncharacterized protein C17orf80 homolog isoform X1 — protein: MELCPYCKKPFKRLKSHLPHCKMLGATMPADQEIHQCETATLTRGKKIKMPIRDSIKAKEKELGTDSKKRNLELKGNNSERTVKSPSARAVGLEKASHKKVDEDIKSQVKPSLKMLKDTKPKVAFQGETTAQFSVSANTRSTKELAKALLQSGESRNNPSEIEAPLPPGPVAPSRSNHDRKYSSAFLNDVQATSADLRLDRVDASGQNLVELFSAPLGDGHRSPVNCSHRVQRGSMSSSGRERDSKAEDRLLGVSTDRDFRTVAKSAESQIATFKLNPLGKSQGRENQGKALHLGAETYGSQGGAEKSVSVTERQDWASLSHDSVTEKTPRDRGSGLHLLPLTGTTCPERLPLAQSRNQSPTSLAVKFLQEEEAEAGSRNRVPAVKALMAGEERASLTAKLGSQPPASRPQGLQSARSAQHRDSRSRLAGQTLSSTLGLEWFPELYSGYLGLGVLPERPQRWSTLAQKPLLVISPQGERLSQVPWLERSATAVRSLEAPASSSLRRLLGAVHTGWIRCRTSVRSGVGGLTLLFTGCFVLCCSWSFKHLSHKTGTVTPALQRLGEMRSLNIVGTKHHHLCRHLLWPRPASTS
- the C19H17orf80 gene encoding uncharacterized protein C17orf80 homolog isoform X3, with the protein product MELCPYCKKPFKRLKSHLPHCKMLGATMPADQEIHQCETATLTRGKKIKMPIRDSIKAKEKELGTDSKKRNLELKGNNSERTVKSPSARAVGLEKASHKKVDEDIKSQVKPSLKMLKDTKPKVAFQGETTAQFSVSANTRSTKELAKALLQSGESRNNPSEIEAPLPPGPVAPSRSNHDRKYSSAFLNDVQATSADLRLDRVDASGQNLVELFSAPLGDGHRSPVNCSHRVQRGSMSSSGRERDSKAEDRLLGVSTDRDFRTVAKSAESQIATFKLNPLGKSQGRENQGKALHLGAETYGSQGGAEKSVSVTERQDWASLSHDSVTEKTPRDRGSGLHLLPLTGTTCPERLPLAQSRNQSPTSLAVKFLQEEEAEAGSRNRVPAVKALMAGEERASLTAKLGSQPPASRPQGLQSARSAQHRDSRSRLAGQTLSSTLGLEWFPELYSGYLGLGVLPERPQRWSTLAQKPLLVISPQGERLSQASPWGPRAPSAGEEDGFR